One window of the Bradyrhizobium sp. NP1 genome contains the following:
- a CDS encoding VOC family protein: MHAPDRRPAVSSALSYCDPKGALRWLEQAFGLEPYMVILDADSNLAHSEMRFGDGVVMIGSEWSENHRSPASLQGKNTQTVHLHLSPEMGEIDAHCARARQAGARILREPETQFYGDRVYSAVDPEGHIWTFGQTVKAMTSEEWDKASGLKTLSRLP; this comes from the coding sequence ATGCACGCCCCGGATCGTCGTCCCGCGGTCTCCTCGGCCCTCAGTTACTGCGATCCCAAGGGCGCGCTGCGCTGGCTCGAGCAGGCATTCGGGCTGGAACCGTATATGGTCATCCTCGACGCCGACAGCAATCTGGCTCATTCCGAAATGCGGTTCGGCGACGGCGTCGTCATGATCGGCAGCGAATGGTCGGAAAACCACAGGAGCCCGGCGTCGCTGCAGGGTAAAAACACCCAGACCGTGCATCTGCACCTTTCACCCGAGATGGGCGAGATCGACGCGCATTGCGCGCGGGCACGCCAGGCCGGCGCCCGCATCCTGCGCGAGCCCGAAACCCAGTTCTACGGCGACCGCGTCTACTCCGCGGTCGATCCCGAGGGGCACATCTGGACCTTCGGCCAGACGGTCAAGGCGATGACGTCGGAAGAATGGGACAAGGCGTCGGGGCTGAAGACGCTCAGTCGGTTGCCATAG
- a CDS encoding YihY/virulence factor BrkB family protein produces the protein MAAPRSGPAGDLLLVATTAILILSLQRYFRAPAASVAALPAASSGTNIPAAEPGNHPVVATRLRRISWPVWKDILQRSLERMSGDRLLATAAGVVFYGLLAIFPAVTALVSSYALFADPSTISDNLHTLALMLPEGSFAIVQDQVARVLAKGSASLGITFLFGLMFAIWSANAGVKAIIDAINVAYEAREQRSFIRLNLVSLAFTIGAIVAMLLMVSAVIAFPLLLDRLGLEPESQLIVSLGRWPLLFIVLLVGLGLLYRFGPSRKPTRRQWLSVGAVSAALLWIGGSALLSWYLSNFGDYDATYGSLGAAIGLMMWMWMSAIILLFGAELNSEIERHTLPDARTARAQAA, from the coding sequence ATGGCGGCCCCGCGATCCGGGCCGGCAGGCGACCTGCTTCTGGTCGCCACAACCGCCATCCTGATCCTGAGCCTGCAGCGCTATTTTCGTGCCCCGGCGGCGTCCGTCGCCGCCTTGCCTGCCGCTAGCAGCGGAACCAATATCCCGGCCGCTGAGCCCGGCAACCATCCGGTCGTCGCCACGCGCCTCCGGCGGATTTCCTGGCCGGTCTGGAAGGATATCCTTCAACGAAGCCTTGAACGGATGAGCGGAGACCGCCTGCTGGCGACCGCGGCCGGTGTCGTCTTCTACGGCCTGCTCGCGATCTTTCCCGCCGTCACTGCGCTCGTCTCCTCCTATGCACTGTTTGCCGATCCCTCGACGATCTCAGACAATCTGCACACGCTGGCGCTGATGCTGCCGGAAGGCTCGTTCGCGATCGTGCAGGATCAGGTCGCCCGCGTGCTTGCGAAGGGCAGCGCCTCGCTCGGCATCACCTTCCTGTTCGGCCTGATGTTCGCGATCTGGAGCGCCAATGCCGGCGTGAAGGCCATCATCGACGCCATCAACGTGGCCTATGAGGCACGCGAACAACGCAGCTTCATCCGATTGAACCTGGTGTCGCTCGCCTTCACGATCGGCGCCATCGTCGCGATGCTGTTGATGGTGAGCGCGGTGATCGCCTTCCCGCTGCTGCTCGACCGGCTTGGGCTCGAGCCCGAGAGCCAGCTGATCGTCAGCCTGGGCCGCTGGCCGCTTCTGTTCATCGTCCTCCTGGTCGGGCTTGGGCTGCTGTACCGGTTCGGACCGAGCCGCAAGCCCACCCGACGGCAATGGCTGAGCGTCGGCGCGGTGAGCGCGGCCCTGCTCTGGATCGGCGGGTCAGCGCTGTTGTCCTGGTACCTGTCGAATTTCGGCGACTACGACGCGACCTACGGATCCCTCGGCGCCGCCATCGGCCTGATGATGTGGATGTGGATGTCGGCCATCATCTTGCTGTTCGGGGCGGAGCTCAACTCGGAGATCGAGCGTCACACCCTGCCCGACGCCCGGACTGCGCGAGCCCAGGCCGCGTGA
- a CDS encoding TIGR01459 family HAD-type hydrolase, with amino-acid sequence MTALHFIERLRELVEGVDVVLSDIWGVVHNGLESFPEACEALHTFRSRGGTVILITNAPRPADSVQRQLQKLGVADDTYDAIVSSGDLTRHYVAEHPGRKLFWLGPERDSSIYRGLDPVLAPLPEADYIVCTGLYGDETESAEDYRGMMMQAHERNLTLICANPDIVVERGDRLIYCAGAIAELYRELGGPVIFYGKPHRPIYEEAMVLAARRRGRAVDLKRVLAIGDSVRTDLAGAHGFGIDCLFVTRGIHSEEFEGIDQLDPASVKELFGHPPKALIRELRW; translated from the coding sequence ATGACGGCGTTGCATTTTATCGAGCGGCTGCGCGAGCTGGTAGAGGGCGTCGATGTCGTGTTGTCCGACATCTGGGGCGTGGTCCACAACGGGCTCGAATCCTTCCCCGAGGCCTGCGAGGCGCTGCATACTTTCCGCAGCCGCGGCGGCACGGTGATCCTCATCACCAATGCGCCGCGACCGGCGGATTCCGTGCAGCGGCAATTGCAGAAGCTCGGCGTCGCCGACGACACCTACGACGCCATCGTCTCATCAGGCGATCTGACACGCCATTATGTGGCCGAGCATCCGGGCCGCAAGTTGTTCTGGCTCGGCCCCGAACGCGACAGCTCGATCTATCGCGGCCTCGATCCGGTGCTCGCGCCGCTGCCGGAGGCCGACTACATCGTCTGCACCGGCCTCTACGGCGACGAGACCGAGTCGGCGGAAGACTATCGCGGCATGATGATGCAGGCGCACGAGCGAAATCTCACGCTGATCTGCGCCAATCCCGACATCGTGGTGGAACGCGGCGACCGCCTGATCTACTGCGCGGGCGCGATTGCCGAGCTCTATCGCGAACTTGGCGGACCGGTAATCTTCTACGGCAAACCGCACCGGCCGATCTACGAGGAAGCCATGGTGCTGGCCGCGAGGCGCCGGGGCCGCGCGGTCGACCTCAAGCGCGTGCTCGCGATCGGCGATTCCGTGCGCACCGACCTTGCCGGCGCCCATGGTTTCGGAATCGACTGCCTGTTCGTGACGCGCGGCATCCACTCGGAGGAATTCGAAGGGATCGATCAGCTCGATCCCGCTTCCGTGAAGGAGCTGTTCGGCCATCCGCCGAAGGCGCTGATCCGTGAGCTGCGCTGGTAG
- a CDS encoding molybdenum cofactor biosynthesis protein MoaE — translation MPIPLTIRIQQDDFDTAREIAKLSEGRTDIGAVVSFSGICRGSDDGRQIAALVLEHYPEMAEAEIRRHVEEAIGRWPLDGVTVIHRFGRIRPGENIVLVVTASSHRQAAFEAAEFLMDYLKTSAPFWKREESAAGAQWVEARAHDDAAAERWTKP, via the coding sequence ATGCCCATCCCCCTCACCATCCGCATCCAGCAGGACGATTTCGACACCGCGCGCGAAATCGCGAAGCTGAGCGAGGGTCGCACCGATATCGGCGCGGTCGTGAGCTTTTCCGGCATCTGCCGCGGCAGCGACGATGGCCGCCAGATCGCTGCCCTCGTGCTCGAGCATTATCCCGAAATGGCGGAAGCGGAGATCCGCCGCCATGTCGAGGAGGCGATCGGGCGCTGGCCGCTCGACGGCGTCACGGTGATCCACCGCTTCGGTCGCATCCGGCCCGGCGAGAACATCGTGCTGGTGGTCACCGCATCCTCGCACCGCCAGGCCGCGTTCGAGGCCGCCGAATTCCTGATGGATTACCTGAAGACCAGTGCGCCGTTCTGGAAGCGCGAGGAGAGCGCGGCGGGAGCGCAGTGGGTCGAAGCCCGCGCCCATGACGATGCGGCGGCTGAGCGCTGGACCAAGCCCTGA
- a CDS encoding response regulator, whose product MAVDLSMPVLVVDDYSTMIRIIRNLLKQLGFENIDDANDGSAALNKMRGKKYGLVISDWNMEPMTGYDLLKEVRADPNLATTPFIMITAESKTENVIAAKKAGVNNYIVKPFNAATLKSKIEAVFPDMASA is encoded by the coding sequence ATGGCGGTTGATTTGTCGATGCCGGTCCTGGTGGTGGACGACTACAGCACCATGATCCGCATCATCAGAAATCTTCTGAAACAGCTTGGCTTCGAGAACATCGATGACGCTAACGACGGCTCGGCGGCGCTGAACAAGATGCGCGGCAAGAAATACGGCCTGGTGATCTCCGACTGGAACATGGAGCCGATGACCGGCTACGACCTGCTCAAGGAAGTGCGGGCCGATCCCAACCTCGCCACCACGCCCTTCATCATGATCACGGCGGAGTCCAAGACCGAGAACGTGATCGCGGCAAAGAAGGCCGGCGTGAACAACTACATCGTCAAGCCGTTCAACGCGGCGACGCTCAAGAGCAAGATCGAGGCGGTTTTCCCCGACATGGCGAGCGCGTAA
- the pgsA gene encoding CDP-diacylglycerol--glycerol-3-phosphate 3-phosphatidyltransferase, protein MNIATTPGTAKSSLSIPNMLTYARIAAIPVVVGCIYVQSIMDGPLWLRWVAVAVFIAAGVTDYLDGYYARIWNQQSAFGRMLDPIADKLLVASCLLMLAADGIIHGWSLWAAIVILCREILVSGLREYLAALRVSVPVTKLAKWKTTIQLVAIGFLLAGEAGDLVVPVVTQIGLLLLWASAIFTIYTGYDYFRAGIHHLTKEDEG, encoded by the coding sequence ATGAACATCGCCACGACACCCGGAACGGCGAAAAGCTCGCTGTCCATCCCCAATATGCTGACCTACGCCAGGATCGCGGCCATCCCGGTCGTGGTCGGTTGCATCTATGTGCAGTCGATCATGGACGGCCCCTTGTGGCTGCGCTGGGTTGCGGTCGCGGTCTTCATCGCCGCCGGGGTCACCGACTATCTCGACGGCTACTATGCGCGGATCTGGAACCAACAATCGGCGTTCGGCCGGATGCTCGATCCGATCGCCGACAAGCTCCTGGTCGCCTCCTGCCTGCTCATGCTGGCCGCCGACGGCATCATCCATGGCTGGTCGCTGTGGGCAGCCATCGTGATCCTGTGCCGCGAGATCCTGGTATCGGGCCTGCGCGAATATCTCGCCGCGCTGCGCGTCAGCGTGCCCGTGACCAAGCTCGCGAAATGGAAGACCACGATCCAGCTGGTGGCAATCGGCTTCCTGCTCGCCGGCGAGGCCGGCGACCTGGTGGTTCCCGTGGTGACGCAGATCGGCCTGCTGCTGCTGTGGGCATCCGCGATCTTCACGATCTATACCGGCTACGACTATTTCCGCGCCGGCATCCATCACCTCACCAAGGAGGACGAAGGATGA
- the prmB gene encoding 50S ribosomal protein L3 N(5)-glutamine methyltransferase yields the protein MARRAGTTASKGKAARASRRGIAVARPGRGELVTLLDYVRYAVSRFVAAKLVFAHGTTDPVAEAAFLVCEALHLHPDQFEGFAAARVTAAEGKTILDLVERRIATRKPAAYLVNKIYMRGLAFYVDERVIVPRSFIGELLASHFSGEDASLIEDPEQIESVLDLCTGSGCLAVLASRHFPNARIDAVDISADALDVAARNVADHGLGDRIMLHRGDLFAPLSDKRYDLIISNPPYVDADGMASLPRECRAEPKLAFDGGADGLDIVRRILDEAASHLAPGGGLLCEIGRGREQLDAARPDLPLLWLDTEDSQGEVFWIGENDIAGGRS from the coding sequence ATGGCCAGGCGCGCCGGGACCACCGCCAGCAAAGGCAAGGCCGCGCGCGCGTCCCGCCGCGGCATCGCCGTGGCCCGGCCCGGACGCGGCGAACTCGTCACGCTGCTCGACTACGTCCGCTATGCGGTGAGCCGCTTCGTTGCGGCAAAGCTCGTGTTCGCCCACGGCACCACCGATCCCGTCGCCGAAGCGGCGTTCCTGGTCTGCGAGGCGCTGCATCTGCACCCCGACCAGTTCGAGGGCTTTGCCGCCGCGCGTGTCACCGCGGCCGAAGGCAAGACCATCCTCGACCTGGTCGAGCGCCGCATCGCGACCCGCAAGCCCGCAGCCTATCTGGTCAACAAGATCTATATGCGCGGGCTTGCCTTCTATGTCGACGAGCGCGTGATCGTGCCACGCTCCTTCATCGGCGAACTGCTGGCTTCGCATTTCTCCGGAGAGGACGCCTCGCTGATCGAGGACCCGGAGCAAATCGAAAGCGTGCTTGACCTCTGCACCGGCTCGGGCTGCCTTGCGGTGCTCGCGAGCCGGCATTTTCCCAATGCGCGGATCGACGCGGTCGACATTTCCGCCGACGCGCTCGACGTCGCCGCCCGCAACGTCGCCGATCACGGTCTTGGCGACCGCATCATGCTGCATCGCGGCGATCTCTTCGCGCCTCTTTCCGACAAACGCTACGACCTGATCATCTCCAACCCGCCCTATGTCGATGCCGACGGCATGGCAAGCCTGCCCCGCGAATGCCGCGCCGAGCCGAAGCTGGCCTTCGACGGCGGCGCCGACGGGCTTGATATCGTCAGGCGCATCCTGGACGAGGCGGCAAGCCATCTCGCGCCCGGCGGCGGGTTGCTATGCGAGATCGGGCGCGGCCGCGAGCAGCTCGACGCCGCCCGCCCCGATTTGCCGCTGCTGTGGCTCGACACCGAGGATTCCCAGGGCGAAGTGTTCTGGATCGGCGAAAACGACATTGCGGGCGGGCGGTCATAA
- a CDS encoding EAL domain-containing protein, with product MIRISTIFIAICMVLVAASLGLILYSVAGISGPESAIVALTALTFLILYNVVSMRLRDRTDVGTQIADLSRGTADLARQMAEFGRRLAALEGRVASANSAGTDRIQAVAGEINELGGLVKQLAASVAAHEEMLTTTAGNLSQAELTAAKPEGEPAMAAPAASKAASAPAPKAVVAEPAGRNSQFLASVRSAVEESRIDIYLQPMVTLPQRKVRFYEAVTRLRDERDQVISAEEFIGTAEAAGLIGRIDHMVMLRCVQVLRRLMVRNKDVGVFCNVAAATLGNSTTFSQCLDFLEANRALAPSFVLEFKQATFRNLGPTESEHLAALAQRGYRFSIDHVTDLRFEPRELADRGVRYIKVPAALLLDPRQVSASDIHPSDLSDLLGRFGIDLIAERIEGERAVVDLLDYDVRFGQGFLFAPPRPLRPEGAAPGNGGPTQEPAETGAKSATAEPQAIEVAARASGNAALARRLAGPG from the coding sequence ATGATCCGTATTTCCACGATCTTCATCGCAATCTGCATGGTGCTGGTGGCGGCGTCGCTTGGCCTGATCCTCTATTCGGTAGCCGGGATCAGCGGCCCGGAATCCGCTATCGTGGCGCTGACCGCGCTGACCTTCCTGATCCTCTATAATGTCGTGTCGATGCGGCTGCGTGACCGCACCGATGTCGGCACCCAGATCGCGGACCTCTCCCGCGGCACCGCCGACCTGGCCCGCCAGATGGCCGAATTCGGCCGGCGCCTCGCCGCGCTCGAGGGACGGGTGGCCTCGGCCAATTCGGCTGGCACCGACCGCATCCAGGCGGTGGCGGGCGAGATCAACGAGCTCGGGGGGCTGGTCAAGCAACTTGCCGCTTCGGTCGCCGCCCATGAGGAGATGCTGACGACGACGGCCGGCAACCTCTCGCAGGCCGAGCTGACAGCCGCGAAACCGGAGGGCGAACCGGCGATGGCGGCCCCCGCCGCCAGCAAGGCCGCGAGCGCGCCGGCGCCCAAGGCGGTTGTGGCCGAACCGGCCGGCCGCAACAGCCAGTTCCTCGCCTCGGTGCGCAGCGCCGTCGAGGAGAGCCGCATCGACATCTACCTGCAGCCGATGGTGACGCTGCCGCAACGCAAGGTCCGCTTCTACGAGGCGGTGACCCGGCTGCGCGACGAACGCGACCAGGTGATTTCGGCCGAGGAATTCATCGGCACGGCGGAGGCCGCGGGCCTGATCGGGCGCATCGACCACATGGTGATGCTGCGCTGCGTGCAGGTGCTGCGCCGGCTGATGGTGCGCAACAAGGACGTCGGCGTGTTCTGCAACGTCGCCGCAGCAACGCTGGGCAACAGCACGACCTTCTCGCAATGCCTGGATTTCCTCGAGGCCAACCGCGCGCTGGCGCCCTCCTTCGTGCTGGAATTCAAGCAGGCCACCTTCCGCAATCTTGGGCCCACCGAATCGGAACATCTCGCTGCGCTCGCCCAGCGCGGCTACCGCTTCTCGATCGACCATGTCACCGATCTGAGGTTCGAGCCGCGCGAGCTCGCCGACCGCGGCGTGCGCTATATCAAGGTGCCGGCAGCGCTGCTGCTCGATCCGAGACAGGTTTCGGCGTCCGACATCCATCCATCCGACCTCTCCGACCTGCTCGGCCGCTTCGGCATCGACCTGATCGCGGAACGCATCGAGGGCGAGCGCGCGGTGGTCGACCTGCTCGACTATGACGTGCGGTTTGGTCAGGGCTTTCTGTTTGCGCCGCCGCGGCCGCTGCGCCCCGAGGGCGCGGCTCCGGGCAACGGCGGCCCGACGCAGGAGCCTGCGGAAACCGGCGCCAAGAGCGCCACAGCCGAACCCCAGGCCATCGAGGTCGCGGCACGGGCGAGCGGCAATGCCGCGCTGGCCCGCCGCCTCGCCGGCCCCGGCTAA
- a CDS encoding bifunctional riboflavin kinase/FAD synthetase, giving the protein MPAFTIIRDNTPKTAIPRGAVVAMGNFDGVHLGHRAVIAAAMEMGRTHGRPALALTFEPHPRRFFSPNTPQFRLTDERAKLRLLAGTGLAGAVVMTFDKGRAGTSAQDFIYHDLIERLGVSGIAVGYDFHFGKGRVGSPSLLVSEAPRLGIEVDVQPHVDIDERPVSSSAIRMALAEGEIGEATRMLGGPWFVSGEVIHGEKRGRDLGYPTANIRLDGNCGLKHGIYAVRVGRGDGKSRAWIDGVASFGRRPTFDNGAPLLEVFLFDFKGDLYGETLDVAFIGFIREELKFGGVDALVRQMDDDSAKARAQLLAAPDAFPKLGEIG; this is encoded by the coding sequence ATGCCCGCTTTCACCATCATCCGCGACAATACCCCGAAGACCGCGATCCCCCGCGGCGCGGTGGTGGCCATGGGCAATTTCGACGGCGTTCATCTCGGGCATCGGGCGGTAATCGCTGCCGCCATGGAAATGGGACGGACGCATGGCCGGCCGGCGCTGGCGCTGACCTTCGAGCCGCATCCGCGGCGGTTTTTCAGCCCCAATACCCCCCAGTTCCGGCTCACCGACGAACGCGCCAAGCTGCGGCTGCTCGCCGGCACCGGCCTCGCCGGCGCTGTGGTCATGACCTTCGACAAGGGTCGCGCCGGCACCAGCGCGCAGGATTTCATTTACCACGACCTGATCGAGCGGCTCGGCGTGTCCGGCATCGCCGTCGGTTACGATTTCCATTTCGGCAAGGGCCGGGTTGGCTCGCCAAGCCTGCTCGTCAGCGAGGCGCCGCGGCTCGGCATCGAGGTCGATGTGCAGCCCCATGTCGATATCGACGAGCGGCCGGTCTCTTCCAGCGCGATCCGCATGGCGCTTGCCGAGGGCGAAATCGGCGAGGCGACGCGAATGCTCGGCGGGCCCTGGTTCGTGTCCGGCGAGGTGATCCATGGCGAGAAGCGCGGCCGCGACCTCGGCTATCCCACGGCCAACATCCGCCTCGACGGCAATTGCGGGCTGAAGCACGGCATCTATGCGGTGCGGGTCGGTCGCGGCGACGGCAAGTCGCGCGCGTGGATCGATGGCGTCGCGAGCTTCGGCCGCCGGCCGACCTTCGACAATGGCGCGCCGCTGCTCGAGGTCTTCCTGTTCGACTTCAAGGGCGACCTCTATGGCGAAACGCTCGACGTCGCCTTCATCGGCTTCATCCGCGAGGAGTTGAAGTTCGGCGGCGTCGATGCGCTGGTGCGCCAGATGGACGACGACAGCGCAAAGGCCCGTGCCCAGCTTTTGGCAGCCCCCGATGCGTTCCCGAAACTGGGCGAGATCGGCTGA
- a CDS encoding aspartate aminotransferase family protein: MLDKSLRPNPVNVPNDLAAHWMPFTANRAFKKQPRLLAGSKDMHYITVDGRKIIDAAAGMWCCNAGHGRSQIAQAIAKQAAELDYAPPFQYGIPQAFELASRIAELAPDGLDHVFFCNSGSEAADTALKIALAFHQLKGQGSRIRLLGRERGYHGVGFGGTAVGGIVNNRKMFGALLTGVDHLPTTYDREKQAFTKGEPEYGAHFADELERLVNLHGANTIAAVMVEPMAGSTGVLPPPKGYLKRLREITQKHGILLIFDEVITGYGRLGYAFAAERYGVLPDMITFAKGVTNGAAPMGGVIVRDTIHDAFMNGPEYAVELTHGYTYSAHPLACAAGLATLDIYRDEKLFERARALEPKFADAVMTLKGQPNVVDIRTIGLTAGIDLAPRGPDLVGKRGYDAMVSGFHDHDLMVRIAGDTLALTPPLIVSEDQIGEIVDKVGKVIRAVA, encoded by the coding sequence ATGCTAGACAAGAGCCTTCGCCCCAACCCCGTCAACGTGCCGAACGACCTTGCGGCGCACTGGATGCCGTTCACCGCGAACCGGGCCTTCAAGAAGCAGCCGCGACTGCTCGCCGGCTCCAAGGACATGCATTACATCACCGTCGACGGCCGCAAGATCATCGACGCCGCCGCCGGCATGTGGTGCTGCAATGCCGGCCACGGCCGCAGCCAGATCGCACAGGCGATCGCCAAGCAGGCGGCAGAGCTCGACTACGCGCCGCCGTTCCAATACGGCATCCCGCAGGCCTTCGAGCTGGCCAGCCGCATCGCCGAGCTCGCGCCCGATGGCCTCGATCACGTCTTCTTCTGCAATTCCGGATCGGAAGCGGCCGACACCGCGCTGAAGATCGCGCTCGCTTTTCACCAGCTCAAGGGTCAGGGTTCGCGCATCCGCCTGCTCGGCCGCGAGCGCGGCTATCACGGCGTCGGCTTTGGCGGCACCGCGGTCGGCGGCATCGTCAACAACCGCAAGATGTTTGGTGCGCTGCTGACCGGCGTCGATCACCTGCCCACGACCTATGACCGCGAGAAGCAGGCCTTCACCAAGGGCGAGCCGGAATATGGCGCGCATTTCGCCGACGAGCTCGAGCGTCTCGTCAACCTGCACGGCGCCAACACCATCGCCGCCGTGATGGTCGAGCCGATGGCGGGATCGACCGGCGTGCTGCCGCCGCCCAAGGGCTACCTGAAGCGGCTGCGCGAGATCACGCAGAAGCACGGCATCCTCCTGATCTTCGACGAGGTCATCACCGGCTATGGCCGGCTCGGCTATGCCTTCGCCGCGGAGCGCTATGGCGTGCTGCCCGACATGATCACCTTCGCCAAGGGCGTCACCAATGGCGCAGCCCCCATGGGCGGCGTGATCGTGCGCGACACCATCCATGATGCCTTCATGAACGGCCCCGAATACGCGGTCGAGCTGACCCACGGCTACACCTATTCGGCCCATCCGCTCGCCTGCGCCGCGGGGCTCGCCACACTGGACATCTATCGCGACGAAAAGCTGTTCGAGCGGGCGCGGGCGCTGGAGCCGAAATTCGCCGACGCGGTGATGACGCTGAAGGGCCAGCCCAACGTGGTCGACATCCGCACCATCGGGCTGACCGCCGGCATCGACCTCGCGCCGCGCGGCCCGGATCTTGTCGGCAAGCGCGGCTATGACGCGATGGTCTCGGGCTTCCACGACCACGACCTGATGGTGCGGATCGCCGGCGATACGCTGGCGCTGACCCCGCCGCTGATCGTCAGCGAAGACCAGATCGGCGAGATCGTCGACAAGGTCGGCAAGGTGATCCGCGCGGTCGCGTAA
- a CDS encoding phage holin family protein, giving the protein MLAPPGDLLRVGLSLKLNQIRRAARAYLQDRTDQATSALTGYAVAAGLLVVAASFAIAAFFVGATALFRWVEITYGMFWAFGAVGGSLLLLAALCAAFALVSLRRPRRRVATLATRLAAAVTANPLRSEDASRDTASGIPVTPSPPLSPETRRRRAARGRGTLAVPVIAAATLVGLLMMRRRPPRIDR; this is encoded by the coding sequence ATGCTGGCGCCACCGGGCGATCTGTTGCGGGTCGGGCTCTCGCTCAAGCTCAATCAGATCAGGCGGGCGGCTCGCGCCTACCTGCAGGATCGAACAGACCAGGCGACGTCGGCGCTGACCGGATATGCTGTCGCAGCCGGGTTGCTGGTCGTGGCGGCAAGCTTTGCCATTGCCGCCTTTTTTGTCGGCGCGACGGCGCTGTTCCGGTGGGTCGAGATCACCTACGGAATGTTCTGGGCATTCGGCGCGGTCGGCGGATCGTTGCTGTTGCTTGCCGCGCTCTGCGCCGCCTTCGCGCTGGTCAGCCTGAGACGGCCGCGACGGCGCGTTGCGACACTGGCGACACGCCTTGCCGCCGCGGTCACGGCGAATCCACTTCGATCCGAGGACGCGTCGCGTGATACGGCGTCCGGCATCCCGGTGACACCCTCGCCACCGCTCAGTCCGGAAACGCGCCGGCGCAGGGCCGCGCGCGGCCGCGGCACCCTGGCGGTGCCCGTGATCGCCGCGGCAACGCTGGTCGGCCTCCTGATGATGCGACGGCGACCGCCGCGGATCGACCGGTGA
- the moaD gene encoding molybdopterin converting factor subunit 1 → MKVKYFAWVRERVGKAEETIEPPASVRTVEELMAWLTQRGESYAHAFETPRVIRAAIDHAHVRSDAAISGAREIAFFPPMTGG, encoded by the coding sequence ATGAAGGTGAAGTATTTCGCCTGGGTGCGCGAGCGCGTCGGCAAGGCGGAAGAAACCATCGAGCCGCCGGCGAGCGTGCGCACGGTGGAAGAACTGATGGCGTGGCTGACGCAGCGCGGCGAGTCCTATGCCCATGCGTTCGAGACGCCGCGGGTGATTCGCGCCGCTATCGACCATGCCCATGTCAGGTCCGACGCCGCGATCTCGGGCGCGCGCGAGATCGCGTTCTTCCCGCCGATGACCGGCGGGTAG